One stretch of Chryseobacterium sp. LJ668 DNA includes these proteins:
- a CDS encoding Crp/Fnr family transcriptional regulator produces the protein MLVDEDLLFRYGGELMSFDKNDIIFRESETPKFYYQIKYGNVKINNYHQEGKEFIHSFPTTGHCLGETFIFSNRPYPVNAVAMTDAEIIRVQIARFLELIKNNQNILFKLYQYTSERMHYRYVMLNSLSSTNPFNKVICVMDCLKEYHNVTEQYLYQIPYTRLEIASLTGLRVETVIRVIKRMERENIVKIVNGKIFY, from the coding sequence ATGCTAGTCGATGAAGATTTACTCTTTCGTTATGGGGGAGAATTAATGAGTTTTGACAAAAATGATATTATCTTTAGAGAGTCGGAAACGCCCAAGTTTTATTATCAGATAAAGTATGGTAATGTAAAGATCAACAATTATCATCAGGAAGGGAAAGAGTTTATTCACAGCTTTCCCACTACAGGACATTGCTTGGGTGAGACTTTTATATTTTCTAACAGACCATATCCTGTAAATGCCGTGGCAATGACTGATGCAGAAATCATCAGGGTACAGATCGCAAGATTTTTAGAGCTTATAAAGAATAATCAAAACATATTATTTAAGCTGTATCAATATACTTCGGAGAGAATGCATTACCGCTACGTGATGCTCAATAGTTTGTCTTCTACAAATCCTTTTAACAAAGTAATCTGTGTTATGGATTGTCTGAAGGAGTATCATAACGTTACAGAACAATACTTATATCAAATTCCTTACACTCGTCTTGAAATCGCTTCGTTAACAGGTTTGAGAGTTGAAACTGTCATACGGGTAATCAAAAGAATGGAACGGGAGAATATTGTAAAAATTGTGAATGGAAAAATTTTTTATTAA
- a CDS encoding Crp/Fnr family transcriptional regulator, with product MFLKEELLYSIGASEENYKPGDYLFHEGGNPQFYFQIVSGEVKLNSYHSDGKEFIQSILNSPYAVGEYMLYIEKPYPTNAVALTNCTIIKICRNKLLKFFDCNPGLYINLCRSLSKNLYSKSVMMQKLSCYTAVERLNEVLQMMKQDQLNKSPYTYEIPMTRQQLASLTGLCVETTIRAIKRMEREKILRIKNRKILI from the coding sequence ATGTTTTTAAAAGAAGAACTTCTGTACTCCATTGGAGCGTCAGAAGAAAATTATAAACCTGGAGATTATTTATTCCATGAAGGGGGAAACCCGCAATTCTATTTTCAGATAGTAAGTGGCGAGGTAAAGCTGAACAGTTACCACAGCGACGGCAAAGAATTTATTCAAAGTATCCTTAACTCGCCCTATGCGGTGGGAGAATATATGCTGTATATCGAAAAACCGTATCCTACCAATGCAGTTGCGCTGACGAATTGTACTATCATTAAAATCTGCAGAAATAAATTACTAAAATTCTTTGATTGCAATCCCGGTCTCTATATTAACCTTTGCAGATCGTTATCAAAAAACCTATACAGCAAATCTGTTATGATGCAAAAATTATCTTGTTATACCGCAGTGGAAAGGCTGAATGAAGTATTGCAGATGATGAAGCAGGACCAGCTGAATAAATCACCATACACGTATGAGATTCCAATGACACGACAGCAATTGGCATCATTAACCGGCTTGTGTGTCGAAACTACGATCAGGGCAATTAAAAGGATGGAACGCGAAAAGATACTTCGTATTAAAAACCGTAAAATTCTGATCTGA
- a CDS encoding Crp/Fnr family transcriptional regulator, translating to MLINSNLLNKYGAETVTVQPSETIFNEGDVPRCYYQIVSGRIKLNHYDEDGKEIIQSVLIPGQSVCELMLFVEEKYPVNAETLLPCEIQKISKKGFFQLLDENPDVSMDVNRFLSERLYQKFIMMQHNLSLRPDVRLIGVFNYFKSYSDQKEKYSYEIDLTRKQLASITGLRIETVIRTIKKMDSEGILQLKNSKIFY from the coding sequence ATGCTTATTAACAGTAATTTACTCAATAAATACGGTGCTGAAACCGTAACCGTACAACCCTCTGAAACGATCTTCAATGAAGGTGATGTTCCCAGATGCTACTATCAAATAGTAAGTGGGAGAATTAAACTAAATCACTATGACGAAGACGGAAAGGAAATTATCCAAAGTGTGCTCATTCCCGGGCAGAGTGTTTGTGAACTGATGCTTTTTGTTGAAGAAAAATATCCCGTCAATGCAGAAACATTACTTCCATGCGAAATTCAAAAAATATCAAAAAAAGGATTTTTTCAATTGCTTGATGAAAATCCTGATGTTTCTATGGACGTTAATCGATTTTTGTCTGAAAGACTGTATCAAAAATTTATCATGATGCAGCATAATTTATCTCTCAGGCCTGATGTGAGGCTCATAGGAGTTTTTAATTATTTTAAAAGCTACAGCGATCAAAAGGAAAAATACTCATACGAAATTGATCTTACCAGGAAACAGCTGGCTTCAATTACAGGTCTGAGAATTGAAACTGTTATCAGAACCATAAAAAAAATGGATAGTGAAGGAATACTGCAGCTGAAAAACAGTAAAATATTTTATTAG
- a CDS encoding NAD(P)/FAD-dependent oxidoreductase gives MNNNQIFDVVIIGGSYSGLSAALSLVRFRREILIIDHHQPCNRFSPVSHNFLTRDRESQSTLSNIAKNQVLSYTGVRFINAQAVSGKKEGDLFIITTETGERLKAKKVIFATGVKDEIPNIKGFKECWGISIVHCPYCHGYEMRDQKTAILANGNAAYHLTALVRNLTSNLIILTEAKADFTEDQLLRLSSHDIKIIEVPVAEIMHCNGLISNIMLKDGVQIDIQALYTILPFRQQSDIPKQLGCGLTDHGLIKIDDEQRTTIPGIYACGDNAALMRSVSKAVYSGNLAGAIVNAELTEELF, from the coding sequence ATGAATAATAATCAAATTTTCGATGTTGTTATAATCGGAGGAAGTTATTCCGGGCTTTCTGCTGCCTTAAGTCTCGTCAGATTCCGTAGAGAAATCCTCATTATTGATCATCATCAACCTTGTAACAGATTCTCTCCCGTTTCACACAATTTTTTAACCCGTGACCGCGAATCGCAATCTACTTTATCAAATATCGCTAAAAATCAGGTGCTCAGCTATACCGGCGTGAGATTTATCAATGCACAAGCTGTTTCCGGTAAGAAAGAGGGAGATCTTTTTATTATAACGACAGAGACCGGGGAGCGATTGAAAGCAAAAAAAGTGATTTTTGCGACGGGTGTTAAAGATGAAATTCCCAATATAAAAGGTTTTAAAGAATGTTGGGGTATATCAATTGTTCACTGCCCATACTGTCACGGTTATGAGATGAGAGATCAGAAAACGGCCATTTTAGCAAATGGCAATGCGGCTTATCATCTGACAGCTTTAGTCCGTAATCTTACATCGAATCTCATAATACTGACAGAAGCCAAAGCGGATTTTACGGAAGATCAGTTGTTAAGATTAAGCAGCCATGATATAAAAATTATTGAAGTTCCGGTAGCGGAAATTATGCACTGTAATGGTTTGATCAGCAATATTATGCTGAAAGATGGTGTTCAGATTGATATCCAGGCTTTATATACGATACTTCCCTTTCGGCAGCAGTCAGATATCCCAAAACAACTTGGCTGCGGCCTTACCGACCATGGTCTGATCAAGATAGATGATGAGCAGCGCACCACAATTCCAGGAATATATGCGTGTGGTGATAACGCAGCGCTGATGCGGTCTGTTTCTAAAGCCGTTTATAGCGGAAATCTTGCCGGAGCCATCGTCAATGCAGAACTTACTGAGGAATTATTTTAG
- a CDS encoding cyanophycinase: MNPKGKILIIGGHEDRDDNKVEMQDSNRKFLKNEILKLLAQSKNDRIEIVTAASAEPESMRDTYRKTFAEIGYTNFGFLHTFEETPEDHYLQRISKAKTVFFTGGDQNRICKHLNHSAIRNLLHEKYTNEENFIIAGTSAGAMCLPEVIIFEAENGEAIIKDDIELGTGLGLLDNLIVDTHFIHRGRFGRLAHAVLLNQELYGAGLGEDTALLIEEGNKAICKGSGMVLMISGSEIDQTNISTVKKSSPVYAENFKVNILTEDCIVDLNTGQMTVSAQS, from the coding sequence ATGAATCCAAAAGGAAAAATATTAATTATTGGCGGGCATGAAGATCGGGATGACAACAAAGTTGAAATGCAGGACAGCAACCGCAAATTTTTAAAAAATGAAATTCTAAAACTTTTAGCACAATCAAAAAACGACCGTATTGAAATCGTTACAGCAGCCAGTGCTGAACCTGAAAGTATGCGTGACACCTATCGGAAAACATTTGCGGAAATCGGGTATACCAATTTTGGTTTTCTGCATACTTTTGAAGAAACACCGGAAGATCATTATCTTCAAAGAATTTCAAAAGCAAAGACTGTGTTTTTTACAGGGGGTGACCAGAATAGAATCTGCAAACATCTAAATCATTCAGCCATTCGCAATCTCTTGCATGAAAAGTATACGAATGAAGAAAATTTTATCATTGCAGGTACTAGTGCGGGAGCAATGTGCTTACCTGAAGTGATTATTTTTGAGGCAGAAAATGGCGAAGCTATAATTAAAGATGACATCGAACTTGGAACCGGATTAGGTTTACTGGATAATCTGATCGTCGATACGCATTTTATCCACAGAGGGAGATTCGGAAGACTGGCACATGCTGTTTTACTAAATCAAGAACTCTATGGTGCCGGACTTGGAGAAGATACTGCATTACTCATAGAAGAGGGAAACAAGGCAATATGCAAAGGTTCAGGTATGGTACTGATGATCAGTGGTAGTGAAATTGATCAGACAAACATTAGCACGGTAAAGAAAAGCTCTCCGGTTTACGCAGAAAATTTCAAAGTTAACATCTTAACAGAAGATTGTATTGTTGATTTAAATACTGGTCAAATGACTGTATCTGCGCAATCATAA
- a CDS encoding phosphatase PAP2 family protein encodes MTEMKLKIRQQAFTLTLCTIVFVAVYNFCTWYASSLEHVPSFTFDIESSIPFVPLSIIPYMASGIFFCAVFFSCKNKYQLKILTWRILFAIIVAGLFFITVPLQFSFTKPEVSNSILKLPFSFLKAFDSPFNQSPSLHIVFAFIFWSVFKDLSRWRNLVMIWLIFLGISTLTTYQHHLIDVLTGAILAHVCFIIIPYRKNDLRYRNLRLANYYFLSGWIIITAALLLNHYIDREGLVLFLPAIVSFIIGYYYQKDTNISSLFVLNLKQNIRQSKKS; translated from the coding sequence TGTACCTGGTATGCATCTTCTTTAGAGCATGTACCATCTTTCACTTTTGACATTGAAAGTTCTATTCCATTCGTACCATTGTCGATTATTCCGTACATGGCGAGTGGGATTTTTTTCTGCGCAGTATTTTTTTCTTGTAAAAATAAGTACCAATTAAAGATCTTAACATGGAGAATACTTTTTGCAATTATTGTAGCAGGATTATTCTTCATTACAGTTCCTTTACAATTTTCCTTTACAAAACCTGAAGTGTCCAATAGTATTTTAAAGCTGCCTTTTTCTTTTTTAAAAGCATTTGATTCTCCATTCAACCAATCACCATCATTGCATATTGTTTTTGCCTTTATATTCTGGTCAGTGTTTAAAGATCTTTCAAGATGGCGGAATTTGGTAATGATATGGCTTATTTTTTTAGGAATTTCGACATTAACGACGTATCAGCATCATTTAATTGATGTTTTAACCGGGGCCATTCTTGCGCATGTTTGCTTTATAATCATCCCTTACCGCAAAAACGATCTTAGATACCGAAATCTTCGGTTGGCAAATTATTATTTTTTATCGGGGTGGATCATTATTACGGCTGCTTTATTGCTAAATCATTATATTGATAGGGAAGGGTTAGTGCTTTTCTTACCTGCAATAGTATCATTTATTATCGGGTATTATTACCAAAAAGATACTAATATTTCATCTTTATTTGTCTTAAATTTAAAACAAAATATTCGTCAATCTAAGAAAAGTTAA